AGCGCAGGCGGATGGCCGCGAAGATCGCGTCGCCCCAGGGCGGCCCGAAGTGCCAAGGTTCCTTGTGCAGGCTGGCTTCCTTGGCCGAATGCGTGCGCAACACGGGGCTGAAGACGCCCAGCTGCATCCAGCGCGCGTAGAGCTCCGGCTCCAGGTGCCGCTCGGGCCGGGGAATGTGCTTGTGGAAGGTGTGGCCGCCGATGTCGTGGCTCCAGTAGCCGTAGAGCACGTTCGAGGCCATGGCCGTGAAATGCGGCTGGTAGGCCAGCGACGTCCATGAGATCACGCTGTCGCCCGAGAAGCCGATGGGATAGCGGTGGTTCCCGAGCCCGCCCCAGCGATGGTAGATCAGGCCACGACGGTCGCCGTCGCGCTGCATCTCCGTATAGAAGAGATGGTTGAGCCACCACGTGTTCGACAACCCCGGGTGGGCCTTCGAATCGGGCCACTGCTGCCAGTCGAGCCACCAGAAATCGACGCCTTCCTCCTCGAGCGGATGCAGGATCGTGTCGAACAACGCCCGCATGTACGGGCGCGACGTGCCCTCGAACGGAATCGGCGCCTGCGTGGACGTGTCCCACGCGAGCGCCTTCGCCATCGCTTCGTATTTCTCTTCGTGCGGCATCACGCCGGAAGCCGGATGCAGGTTCACCGTGATGCGCAGGTTCTCGCCGTGCGCCCAGCGCATGAACGCCGCCGGATCGGGGAACAGGCTGCGGTTGAAGGTGTAGCCCGTCCAGCCGGACTGCTGGCCGAAGGCGTCGTACTGCTCGTGGCCCGGACGCAACGAAAGGCCCGGCGTGGTGTGCCAGTCCATGTCGAGCACGAGTACGTCGAGGGGAATGCGCTCCTTCTCGAAACGCGCGCCGAGCGTGCGCAGCTCCTCGTCCGAGTAATTCCAGTAACGCGACCACCAGTAGCCGAAGACGAAGCGCGGCGGCATCGGCTGCGGCCCGGCGATGGCGGCGAAGTCGGCCAGGGCGGCGCGATAATCGAGGCCATAGCCGAAGAAATACAGATCCTGCCGTTCGCCCTCGGGACGTTCGAGTACCCAGCCGTCGTCGTCGAGGCCGAAGCTCGCCGTGTCGTCCACCACGTGCCAGCCGTCGCGCGCGATCAGGCCGTCTTCCAGCGGCAGCTTGCTGCCGTCCTGCCAGGTGTCGCCGTCGTAGCGGTCGAGGGTGCGATAGGTGCCGCCGAGGTTGGCGGCCTGCACGTCGCCGGGACGCCAGACGATGTCGCCACCGCCGGGACGCCTCACGGCCACTTCGAGGTTGCTTGCGGTGAAGCGACCCGAGCCCTTCACGTAGCGAAGATGGAGCAGACCGGTGTCGATGTGCAGGGTGGCGTCGTCTTCGTCGATGCGATAAGGCGGCACGTCGAGCGCGCGATGCACCACGACCTGGGTGCGGTCGTCGCGGAAGACGCCCCATTCCAGGCGGATGAGACGGGGGGTGAGAACGGTGAAACGTACGTCGCCCCGTTCGACGACGGCTTCGGGTTGCGCGGCGGCGGCTTCCATGGACGAAGTGACCTACGGGCTGGCGAAGCCGTCATTATGACGCGTTGCCGCATGCGGGCGGTGAAGGGGGCCACGAATCCCGCATCGGTAGTGCATCGCTCCGCAGGAATCGCGGACAGGGTCCGCTCCCACCCTTCGGTAGGAACGTGTGCTACCGAAGGGTGGGAGCGGACCCTGTCCGCGATTCCTGCGAAGCCGACCGTTACAGAACCACGCAGCGATTCCTGCCCGCATGCTTGGCCGCATACAAAGCCCGGTCCGCCCGTTCGAAGACCGCCGTCGCCGCTTCCGTCGCGGCACCGAACGACGCGACGCCACCGGACATCGTCACCGGCACCGGCCGGCCGCTGGCGTGGAAGGCCAGCGCTTCGATGATGACGCGCAGCGACTCGGCGCGCGCCAGCGCCACCGGCGGTGCCGTATCGGTGTACACGACGACGAATTCCTCGCCGCCGTAGCGCGCGAGAAAGGCCCCCTCCCCCATCTCCCGCGACAGCGTGCGCGCGACGATGCGCAACACGGCGTCGCCCGCCGCGTGCCCGAACGTATCGTTGATGGCCTTGAAATGATCGATGTCGAACGCGGCGATGCACGCCGACGCGCCCGCGCGCACGCCCTGCTCCACGTCCGCCATGCGCCGTTCCCAGGCCAGGCGGTTGGGCAGCCCGGTGAGCGGGTCGGTGAGGGCCAGTTCGTGCTCGCGGCGCAGGGAGTCCTGCAACGTGGTCGCCTGCACTTCCAGTTCTTCCACGCGATGCCGCATCCGCCGCGCGCGGTCGCGATACGCCGTCACGCGCGCTTCTTCGCGCTCGCGGTGTTCGCTGAAGTGGCGGTCGATCATCGCCAGCCGCTCGCTCACCTGCATGCGCAGGCCGGCGAGGTCGGTGGCGGCGGCCAACTGCTCGCCGATCGCGCGCATCTCGGAACGCACGTTCTCGTCGAGTACGCGGCCTGCCTGGTCGCCGTCGTCCACGTCGGAAAGGCCGCCGGCGAGGAAGCGCAACATGTCCTGCAAACGGGGACCCAGTTCCGCGAGCAACCCCTGGAGGCGGGCGATGTCTTCGCGCAGCGCCGTGACGGTTTCGGGGTCGGACGCGTCGCGAGGGGTATCCAGGGCGACGACGATACCGGCCAGGGCCTCCAGCAGCGCGTCGACGTTCTCCGGCACCACCGCACCGCGAAGCTGCTCGCCGACGCGGTCGAGCCAGCGATCGGATTCGTCGCCCTGCCCCCTCGCCAGCATGGCAAGGCGCGTCGCGAGCCTGCGCAACGTGTCTTCCACCCGCCTGAAGTCGCGCTCGTCGCTTTCGATGCGCGCCAGGGCGAGGTGGTATTTGCGTTCCCAGACATCCTCTTCCAAACGATCCCCCGGGGCCCATCCCTTCGATGCCACGCATCGTACGCCTGTGCGGCGGACGCATGCATGAGGCGTCGCTTCAGGCGACCACGGGGCCGGTCACGGCGACGCCGCCGGCATCGATGCGCACCACCTGGTCGGCAAGCGCGGCAACGGCGGGACGGTGCGAGACGACCAGCAGGATCCCGCGCGGCAGGCATCGCCGCAGCGCGCCCAGCACGGCCAGCTCCGACGCCGCGTCGAGCGCGCTGGTCGCCTCGTCGAGGATCGCCAGGGCCGGCCGGCGAAGGATGACCTGGGCCACCAGCAGGCGCTGCAGTTCGCCCCCCGAAAGCCTGCCGTCGGCCTCGTTCAAGGTCGCCTCCAGGTCCATGCCGCCGACGTCGAGGCGCCGCGCGAGGCCCACCTCGGCAAGCGCCTCGCGCATCTGCGCCTCGCTGGCCTCGGGGGCGGCCCAGGCCAGGCATTCGCGCACCGTGCGTTGCCAGGGCCGCACGTTCTGGCACACGTAGGCGCCGCGGGCGATCAGCGCGCGATAGGCCGCCGCGTCGATCGGCACGCCGTCGTGTTCCGCATCGAAGCATTCGGCGGGCACCATGCCCGAGAGCACGTCGACGAGACTGCTCTTGCCGATGCCCGAATCGCCGGTCACCAGGGTCAGTTCGCCAGCCGCCAGGCGCATCCCCTCCACCTGCAGGCCGTCCCCGGGTGGACGGATGCGCAAGCGCCGGATGAGCAGATCGCCCGGCGAGGCGAAGGCGGCGGCGCGGTTTGCCGCGCCGGCATGCAAGCCCATGTACCGCTGCCACAGCGCCAGGGCGGGCATGGCGGCACGCCATTGCTGGAAGGCCTCGCGGGTGGACATCAGGTAGGGAAGCAGGCGGCCGAGCAGCAACCCCACCGCGATCAACGATTCGCTGCTGACGCCATGCCATCGCTGCGCCAGCAGGAACATCGCGGGGATGCCCACCGCGGCCGCGACTTCGATCAAGGCGCGGCTGGATGCCACCAGTTCCAGCTGGCGACGGTAGCCATCGGCGAGGCTGGCCGACACCTCGCCGTAGCTGTCCCGCTCCGCCGCCTCCCTGCCGAACGAGTGGATGTGGCGCAGGCGTCGCGGAAAATCCTCGCTATGCCAGAACAGGCTGGTGTAGTCGGCGACGTAGCGCTTGCCCACCGCGGAGAGCTCGCGGACGGCAAGGCGCGAGGTCGCGAGAACCAGCACGAGCACGAGGGGCACCAGGAGCATCAGCACCGGCGAGATCCATACCGCGAAGCCGAAGCTCGCCAGCGACGTGATCGCCGTGACCGCGATCTGCTGCATCGCGCGGAAAGCCTGCGCCAGCGATTCGCCGTTGTGCGTAAGCACGTTGGCGATTTCCGCCGAGCGCAGGTGCGCCAGTTCGGGCAAGGGGGCGTCGAGCAGGCGCGCATGCACGCCCGTGCGCAGGTGATGGATCAATCGCCCCACCTGGCGGGCGCCGATGCGCGACGACTGCCAGCGCATCAGCGCGAAGACGATGCCGCTCACGGCGAACCACAGCGCGTTGGCCTGCACGCCTTCCACCGGCGACACGGCGCCTCCCGGATGCACGAGCGGTACCAGCAGCACCGCCGACAGGCTGCCGGCCAGCGCCGCGCCCACCGACAGCAGGACATACGCGACGAACGCGCCGGTCTCGCCGCGTGGCAGCACGTGCCACAGCGCGCGCAGTTCGCGCAACGCCGCCATCAGGCCACCGCCGCATCCGCCGCCAGCAGCGACGCGAGCAGGCGCAGGGTGTCGCGCGGATGCGCGCCACGGTCGAGCAGGTACACGCCGCGTGCCAGCGCCTGGTCGAGAAAACGCTGCCAATGCGGTTGCCCGGCGGCGTAGGGCTGGTCGGCGACGAGGCAGGCGACCGCATCCTCGCGTGCCAGCCTTCGCAAGGGAACGTCCGACCCCACGCGTCCGCTCAACAGCAGCACGGCGACGAGGTCCAGCGGTTGCGCGGCGAGCCGGCCGGGTCCGGCGCGCAGGTCGGCCTCGCGCTTGGCGACACCGCTGCGCCGGTGGATGACCGGCGCCTCGTCGAGC
This window of the Luteibacter aegosomatis genome carries:
- a CDS encoding TIM-barrel domain-containing protein, whose product is MEAAAAQPEAVVERGDVRFTVLTPRLIRLEWGVFRDDRTQVVVHRALDVPPYRIDEDDATLHIDTGLLHLRYVKGSGRFTASNLEVAVRRPGGGDIVWRPGDVQAANLGGTYRTLDRYDGDTWQDGSKLPLEDGLIARDGWHVVDDTASFGLDDDGWVLERPEGERQDLYFFGYGLDYRAALADFAAIAGPQPMPPRFVFGYWWSRYWNYSDEELRTLGARFEKERIPLDVLVLDMDWHTTPGLSLRPGHEQYDAFGQQSGWTGYTFNRSLFPDPAAFMRWAHGENLRITVNLHPASGVMPHEEKYEAMAKALAWDTSTQAPIPFEGTSRPYMRALFDTILHPLEEEGVDFWWLDWQQWPDSKAHPGLSNTWWLNHLFYTEMQRDGDRRGLIYHRWGGLGNHRYPIGFSGDSVISWTSLAYQPHFTAMASNVLYGYWSHDIGGHTFHKHIPRPERHLEPELYARWMQLGVFSPVLRTHSAKEASLHKEPWHFGPPWGDAIFAAIRLRYQLAPYIYAAARQAYDTGMSLVRPMYYHWPELDEAYAHPSQYMFGDDILVAPVTEPVGEDGTVVFPVWLPPGLWYSRDGAEAFEGGGVFERAYALEEIPIFVRPGSVVPLYPEGLRDLASVPDTLILQVFPGDEGATVLYDDDGATQGYQRGEFARTRVRSRRGDRAHRVHIDAMDGRYRGRPHSRSYVVELLDAGIPERVEVNGEALPYSASPAPRTWLFDTASLCIRVDLGTVSVDEAHDVVARFAPEHALPKGLLHRIRRAEFAVRYLKQVWGDISALPDDVNLAGQADRVLAYAMEHGDDQGRAQRFTAAVQAFESRFAGLVASVAATPIDEAYKRTFADLVGR
- a CDS encoding GGDEF domain-containing protein; translated protein: MEEDVWERKYHLALARIESDERDFRRVEDTLRRLATRLAMLARGQGDESDRWLDRVGEQLRGAVVPENVDALLEALAGIVVALDTPRDASDPETVTALREDIARLQGLLAELGPRLQDMLRFLAGGLSDVDDGDQAGRVLDENVRSEMRAIGEQLAAATDLAGLRMQVSERLAMIDRHFSEHREREEARVTAYRDRARRMRHRVEELEVQATTLQDSLRREHELALTDPLTGLPNRLAWERRMADVEQGVRAGASACIAAFDIDHFKAINDTFGHAAGDAVLRIVARTLSREMGEGAFLARYGGEEFVVVYTDTAPPVALARAESLRVIIEALAFHASGRPVPVTMSGGVASFGAATEAATAVFERADRALYAAKHAGRNRCVVL
- a CDS encoding ATP-binding cassette domain-containing protein encodes the protein MAALRELRALWHVLPRGETGAFVAYVLLSVGAALAGSLSAVLLVPLVHPGGAVSPVEGVQANALWFAVSGIVFALMRWQSSRIGARQVGRLIHHLRTGVHARLLDAPLPELAHLRSAEIANVLTHNGESLAQAFRAMQQIAVTAITSLASFGFAVWISPVLMLLVPLVLVLVLATSRLAVRELSAVGKRYVADYTSLFWHSEDFPRRLRHIHSFGREAAERDSYGEVSASLADGYRRQLELVASSRALIEVAAAVGIPAMFLLAQRWHGVSSESLIAVGLLLGRLLPYLMSTREAFQQWRAAMPALALWQRYMGLHAGAANRAAAFASPGDLLIRRLRIRPPGDGLQVEGMRLAAGELTLVTGDSGIGKSSLVDVLSGMVPAECFDAEHDGVPIDAAAYRALIARGAYVCQNVRPWQRTVRECLAWAAPEASEAQMREALAEVGLARRLDVGGMDLEATLNEADGRLSGGELQRLLVAQVILRRPALAILDEATSALDAASELAVLGALRRCLPRGILLVVSHRPAVAALADQVVRIDAGGVAVTGPVVA